In Phocoena phocoena chromosome 12, mPhoPho1.1, whole genome shotgun sequence, the following proteins share a genomic window:
- the LOC136132332 gene encoding short transmembrane mitochondrial protein 1-like: protein MLQFLLRFTLGNVVGKYLAQSYDIPNLAKKLEEIEKDVDTKKKPPSS, encoded by the coding sequence ATGCTCCAGTTCCTGCTTAGATTTACTCTTGGCAACGTGGTGGGAAAGTATCTGGCTCAGAGCTATGACATACCAAACCTGGCTAAAAAACttgaagaaattgaaaaggaCGTGGACACCAAGAAGAAACCCCCTAGTTCATGA